aaaaaaaaaatacaacggGAGAGTAGGTGGCTAAACGGAGTGacttatattttcaataaaaaaaaaaaaaaccctaacatGGAGGAGAGTATCCAAACATGACCCAAGTTGACTTGTGCAAACAAATAATGGCCCCCCATAGGAGACCGTTTGTGCCAAACAGGGGAGACCTAATTAAGGTCTTGGGTAGGGTGGCTGGTTTGACCTAAGGTGCAATTAACCTTTAAAattgattatttaattaaaagCTCACCCTCAATCACGTTGTTCCCATCCCATGATTGTTGGCTTAGCTCACTCCTCACTCCTCATTGTCATCATCTATCATCCCACCTTCAATAGATTTTGGCAGGGATTGAAAAGTTACCCTATTCCATTCTCATCAACACTTTGCTATCTGTccaaactaaaaattgaaaaggtGGAGCTACAAGGTCTCTTAACTTAATGGGGTCAGATTAGCCGAATATCCAATTATTGCATAGAAGTTGTATCCGCATTCCGGACTTTGTCCCAATCAGCGAGACGTGGGGGCgaaggacgctgatccgtagatTTAGTGCCGTATCAGGGGGTCTGAAGGACTCGttagtggctggagttcctatgtaataaaaaaaaaaaaaagttagcaaATTAttgggtgttttttttttattgtgagaaattttggggtacattttttttttttttttcaagtgacAACTTTAGGGTGAAATTATTTCATAAGCACCATTTGGAACTTGTAAAAATATGAgcaaaaaaattacttttttttaatatttgattattgatggaagagagaaagaaaataaaatatgtaatCGATGAATGGATTAATTTGATGTTACATATCATTAACatttaaattttcttaatttttgataatatttaatatataaaagaaaatataatgaaaaataaattttcttctttttttctttttctttgctttcttCAAACATAATCTTTGATACAAACAGAGTATTGGGTCTCGTTTGGACTTGAAAAACTtgaataaagtaaaagaaaattttgaagaaatctACCCTTTTTGTTTGTTAATTAGGGAaaacaagaaatatatatatatatatatatatatcaaatcaacaaataaaaattttatttacatgttattaattttttatttttctaaattttaattaGATTCTAGTAAATTTATATTCATAATCATAACTATGATaaagagaaaatgaaaagaaaattttaatttccatcttactttttcccttttttttttcttctctcacaAAATCTTTAATCTAAAATGGaatcctaaaacacaaaacctcTAAATTAGAGGCCTCAATGAAAATGATATAGTAAATTTTTTAAGGGTAAACCATACATATCTTCTTTCAGTTTGGACAAAAAGATGCAAATAAAATTATGATTTGATGTATTGAAAGATAAAAAATAGAATGTCAATAATTTTTTATAGTGTTAAGTAACGTCTCTTCATTTTATACTCACTTCTTATATAAATGAAATTGTATATATGGATTACTACATATCAATATTtagagattttaaaacatataCTACAATTAAATTAGTATTTGTCAAGCTCAGTGTCATAGAATTCAAAGAATGTTAGGCTTATTTGTTTGACTATAAGAAACATTCAAATTAAACGTGTCCAATGATGACATTGATGAATAATTTTTTACCAAATGACACAAATTAAAAGATATGATCGTGCAAAATGAATGTTTAATTGAAAACTGTTCATGCCTAGTTTGACAATACATGCTAAGAATAAGTAAGGTTGAggatttaattatatacataatgTAAAAATTTATGATTGTTTATTCTAACTAAAATAATGAATATCGATTAAGCTTTAATAACATTGTCATATTAATCACAacaaaacataattaaataaatcaattttattttatataaaattaacaTTTATATTATTCCTTTTACATTTAATTCATTCCACCAAAATTTGGCTTgggtgataattttttttttgaaattataaaaaaaaaactcattaaaATTAATATATGAGTAGAACAAACTAATACAATTCATATGAAGAAAATAGCCAAATTTTAActaatataaacaataaattaGTTAGTTAAGAATATATATGTACTAATTTAAGgtagaaacaatatatatgactTCGAACctataaataagaaataaaactCACAACATGGATTTTGAGACATAGAGTTTAGGGTCTGTTTGGTATTGTTGTtattttctgttttctatttttgtttctctatagtgaagaaacaaattataaaaacgtgtttatttatgttgttaagtttttgtttttgttgctgATTTTTAGCAGTTTGCCAAAAAATCtaacaatcaaattttatgatttttagtgtTTTTAATAACTTGTTGccataaattttaatatctagagatagttttttttaattaaaatattcattttatacacttttaaattaaagtaaaaattaaatgattaaagaatttaattagaataaaaatatatacataaatttcaaaaataataataaaaacattacaaaatacttttactatttttcaattgtcatgattaataaattttttattctaaGGTAAGTTTTGAAAGTAGAACGATtaagtataataattataataaattttattttattatagtaattttttaatgtgtattatttgtaattttattattttaatcatatattatttgatttaaagatgaaataaatattttttttaaaaaaaaattttaatttatactaattttataaatattaaccaaacaggttaCTGGTTTATAGTTTTTAACTTATATTtctaatttcttatttttattttttaatttttttctctaatttttgacaatgataccaaacaactATAAATTGATGTTTGTCGTCTCTTCTAATAgaccttttaattttaattcctTGCACAAAGTGGGCtaaataaaccataaaccttactTTTATTCCTACTCTCCCAAACATAACATATCAATTTCATTTCTCCTTCATTCCACTTTTGTGTAAGAATTTTTTGAATGACAATTGTGGTCCTAGCCGTGCAATTGCACAAAAATAATATgaagggaaaaataaaaaattataaagttgCTATTGCTAGACTATCTAAATATATTTCAGATTATTAGATTTTGAATGGGTTTGAGAAATTTTGGTTTAAATATATAATACCAATATGTAAATTTTTTTCACCCGACCGGAAGTCCACGTGGCACGAGGATATTGGCAAGTGGGAGGGTAGCACGAATTTTGCGTGCATTCTGTGGAGAGAGGGATTGATTGGCATAGGATGACTCACAGGGCCAGCCTAGCATCTCGGCTATGATTGAGGTGGGCCCCACTTCCTGCCCTGTCACTCCACATGCGGACTCGACACCCCATGCACTCCTCCCTATTATTTTATTCCACCTCATCTCTACTCCCCTTCCCGTCACCCCCGGATTCACCGTCTTCCCGTACTCCCCCCATCGCCTTGCACCGTGTACCCCGCAAGCCGAAACCCTACGGACAATCATGGCGAAAACACCTAATTGACTCCTGTCCGCCCATCACTGCCACCACCTGATCTTTGTTTCATTAAAATCCCATGTAATCATCGGTGGCTATATCATTACCTCGCTAATTCTTACTTAAATCTAAGCAAACTAAGAACACTCctatctctcaatctctctctctctctctctctacatgaTGGAGAGCCGTTTCAAACAATTCTGTCGGCGAGAGAGACGTTTATAATCATAATGTAGATTGTTGAGGTAATTAATCGATTAATGGTAATTTTTCTATTTTAGTTTTTCCTTTTTGCTAAATTGATTAATGGGCGATTAAtggtaatttttctttttcaattttttcttttgttcCTCAGGCTTTGCGTTCCTCAAGTTTGATTTGTTATTTACGGACGAAAGGCTGACATTTTCTTTTTGGGTAAAAGAAATTGTTGGGTTTCATCACTATTTATTGCTTTTGTTGCtatataaataattattattactttaaaAACTTGCAAATCCTCGCAGGAAGAAAGCTCCCCTGTTGTTGTGCTTTCTGCCGCAGAGGAGTTGTTTGGGTATTAGTGTCTCTTTCTTTGTCTCGGTTTGATTTGCTGCTGAACGCGAGCAGACCCATGAAGATGCCAGTAAGTACGTTTTTTCtgctttccttttcttcttcttcttcttcttcttcttcttcttggttatGCTACTGGGATTCGAattttctttttgctctttttccCCCGAAATCGGGAAATTGGGAGTATTACTTGAGTGGGGTTCATCTGTGTTTGCGGGTTTTCTTTAaagatttttataaattttgaagTGGGTGGTCTGTATTTTCGCCATATGGAGGCGTTTATGGGGTGTGTATCCTATTATATTGTGGATTGTTAGGAATTTTGCTGCCATCAATGGTGTTTGAGTGGAATTTAATTTTGTCATTCTGATCTCACTGGCTGagttttttcattttcatttattttattttattttctgtttttcttGTAGTTCCTAAAAGGACTCTCATTAATGGGTTTTTCTTTTCTGTTATTGCTTTCATGGGTTGTGTCTAGATTTTGTTGTCTTCTTGTTGGAATCAGTTGAAGCTCTATTCCTTTCATGGGTTGTTGCTTTTAGCAGCATGGTTTTTCTTGCTTGGGCGATCATTAAAGTATAAATTCTGCTGCACATTTGGGATGTCTTTGTGCTGTCATCTCTTAATGTTTATTGGGATCTCAATGTCTGCTTTCTTAATGTGTCTAGCTGCTTATACATTGCAAGTCCACCGTATCACACATAGGCCATTCTCTCATTCAAAGTAGGACGCTGCTTATGTGCCACTTGCAAGAGTATTAACTTGAATTTTTTTAATCTACCCCATTTCTTAATAGAATTTCTAACCCCCTTCTTGGGAGCAACGAAGCATAGTTTTCAAATATTGTATTTGGAACTCTGTGGATCTGAAAAAAAAACTTAATACTAGAGTGTATTGAGTTTTTCTTGAACTTGAATTCTATGCTCCCAATCCTACTGAGTTATTATTCTGATTTACTactaaaggtttttttttttattttctttatactCATAGCAATGTGTGGTACCTCTTTTGGTACTGGCAGAGTACAAATGGGCAgcaaatttgaaatatgtttcttcCTTTCAGTTACAAATTCTGTTTTCTTTGCATGACATGGTGGTACTGTGGGTGTTTTGGACCTTGTTCATTTTGTTTCTGCAGATTTATATTGATAATGTGATATTTCAGTTGCTGAATCAATCAATGAGTTGGGTTTGGTGTGCTGGTTGTTGTCTCACAATGTATGAAGTTCTTAATATTTAAGACTTGTTGTAGTTCCAGGCTTGTAGCACTTAATGAGTTAAATGTTTTAATAATGCTACTGAATATGAAGCTTGATTAAATGTGACATTGAGTTTATATTGAGTTGCTTGTCCACATTATTGGAGTTGTATATGTACGAACAATTCTTAGAATTGGTGtgtatcttttctttttttaaattcttcCCTTCAGGTGGCATTGGTTTTGCTTGTGGCATTGACCAATGCTGTTAAAATTGATGGAGGAGAGAGTGATGGCAAGTGTGTTAAGCTAGCGTTGGACCCGAGACCACACAGTGTGTCCATATTGGAATTTGGTGCTGTTGGGGATGGGAAAACATTGAATACCATTGCCTTCCAAAATGCCATATTCTATCTCAAGTCCTTTGCTGACAAGGGCGGTGCTCAGCTCTATGTGCCACCTGGAAGGTGGCTGACTGGCAGTTTCAATCTTACCAGCCACCTCACGCTCTTCTTGGAAAGAGGTGCCATCATTCTGGGATCACAGGTGATATGCcattcttttctttcttccttttgtttaTTATTTCTGCGCCACATAGATAAAATaagtaataacccaagaaaatacaTTTAGCAGTAAGTTACTTGGCTTAAATTTGAGAGATTTTTGGTTTTGCTCTCACCTTCCTTAACTTGCAGGACCCCTCTCATTGGGAAATTGTTGATCCCTTGCCATCATACGGTCGAGGGATTGAACTCCCTGGTGGGAGATATCGAAGCTTGATAAATGGATATAAGTTGCATGACGTGGTGATAACAGGTGAGTAAATCTATAGATGTCTTTTATCCTTTTCTTCCACTTCCTTTAGTAGGCTGTGTAGGCTTTTCTATGTTATATGAAAAGTTATTCATTCATTGTGCTAGGTGACAATGGAACCATCGATGGCCAGGGCTTGGTTTGGTGGGATTGGTTCAATTCTCACTCCTTAAACTACAGCCGCCCTCATCTTGCCGAATTTGTTGCGTCCGATCATATTGTTGTGTCAAACCTTACTTTCCTAAATGCCCCTGCATATAACATCCATCCAGTCTATTGCAGGTTTGTTGGCTAAACTCCTGATGAGTCCATGGCTGTTCcttatattttagtttatttccctacTCAGAAGACAAGAATTAGGATTCATGACTACCTCAAATCTTTATTGCAGTAATGTACATGTTCAGAACATTTCAGTCTATGCTCCATCTGGAACCCCTTACACTGTTGGTATAGTCCCAGGTTTGTAAGGATCTACCCACTTCCTACTTCTTGGTTCATGAGGGAAGCTAGTTTTATATtcttttatatttcattttcatttttcccaCATAATCTTTGTCACTAAAAGCCTTTACTTCTTTAGATACAAAATTTTGTATTGTTTCTCTGGTATTGCTTCTTCTGGAATCATTTGTTGAAGTGTAAAATCCAACTTTGACAAAGAGTCTGTTGCTTAAGTGcattctccaaaacatttccTGTGATGCTATGAGAAACCTGATGAGTGTAGAACTTGATGGCTTAGGCTAAGAAGGTGTAGCTTTGGGTAGCATAGGTAGTGCTCGGTTCCTGCATGGCAGCATTTTGCTTTTTTGGATCTTAAATACAAAGCAGGtttctaaaaaaatttcttaGTCTTGAGATTTTCATACAATACATTATTGAAAAGAAGACTACATGCATTCAACACTTTTCTCATTTTTAACCAGTTGTGACTCGAGAAAAGAGTATATTTTGTCACACTTTCTTGCAGGAAGATCAGAAAAGACATTATCCTTGTGGTCCAACTCTCTACATTATGAATCATAATCTGTAATCCCATTAAGCAAGATTTTGGATGAAAATATGGTAAAATTTGTGCTAGAAGCACTAGGTAAACTAAAATGGAtcattataaaattaaaaatgtgGGCAGACTTGGGGCATGGTGATTCTGTAAATTATGCAAAGATATTCATGAATGTGTACTTGTACTATGTGATCTCATGCTATCTGTCCTCTATTTAAAactgaaataaaatattttatatatatatatatttccttccCTCTTATAAACATGTACTTGTCATTCTGTGAATGTGGTCTTGAATTTGTTTTCTTATGCATCATTTGTTATTGTGTTTTAGATTCATAAAAGGCAATTTATGAGAAGTTGCTTGCTCAATCTTGACTCCACACAAACCCATGTTTTCAGATTCTTCGGATATTGTCTGCATCGAGGATTGCAACATTAGCATGGGTTATGATGCAATTGCACTCAAAAGCGGTTGGGATGAGTATGGAATTGCCTATGGCAGACCCACGACCAATGTACACATTCGACATGTCCACCTTCAAGCATCTTCAGGCTCTGCCCTCGCCATTGGCAGCGAGATGTCCGGTGGCATTTCCACGGTTCTTATGGAGGAATTCCATGTATACGACTCATTCACTGGCATTGAGTTCAGAACTACCCCAGGTAGAGGTGGCTACATCAAGGAAATCTTCATCTCGGATGTTCAGATGGAAAATGTGCACACTGCATTTGCTGCCTCGGGTCATTGTGGATCCCATCCAGATGAGGATTTTGATCCCACTGCACTACCTGTTTTGGATCAAATTACCTTGCGGAATGTGGTTGGTACAAACATCACTCTTGCTGGAAATTTTGTGGGAATTCAAGAATCTCCCTTCACTGATATCTGCCTGTCCAATATCTCCTTAACAATCACTTCTGGCTCTTCTACCCCTTGGTTCTGTTCTAATGTCTTGGGTTTCTCTGAGTCTGTCTTCCCCGAACCATGTCCCAACCTTGAGAGTTCATTTTTCAATTCTTCCTTGGTTTGTTTCTCCCTACTGAACTCTAATGGCAGGGCAGCGGTATTATGAATACCATTTGCTCGCACTATGATGAGAGGTAAGGTCTCTGTGCCTCTCTACGTGGCTTAGCAAACTGAATTGAATCCTCTCCCATTTTCCATCTCCCATTAGGACAGATTCTTTCCAATAAGACATTGTGTCTAGtaaatttgttttcttttcttcacTCTCCTACATTCGCATTCTCGCATGCTGCTATGTGCAGATTTGTGTGTACAGcctcatttcttcattcatgTATAAGGAAATTTTGGTAGTGGATGGCACTAAAGGACTCTTTTGATATATTATTGTATTATTGCATTAAAATTTGGTTACCTTTTTCCTCCAGTTTggggtatttttttttatttcattgtaaAATGTTCAGACATTGAGTGATGTGTCGTACAATAATAGACATTGGTAGATATGAGAGTTCGAAGTTGTGCTTGGAGTGATAAGGGTTTTGATCTTCAAAGAAAAGTTATAGAATAGAAGAGTTCACTTGGCTTTTGTTCTCCCTTTCTCCCTCTCTTTATTTCTCCCCTCACCCAATAGTTtcatgttttcatattttgtaGAAGGAAAGAGTCAATTCTGGTTTGCTTTCACAGAAAAAATTACGTGAGAAAAAATTGGAATAGAGTCGAATTGATCACTTCATTTTTACATAATTTTCATGTATTTTTTATTCTATTCAACACTTGACCAATTCTATTCTAGCATGCCTCATGTGCCATATTAGTTGTTTCGTGTTTGTATGTGCAGAAAGCGCACAAAGGGTCGGGTAGACCAGGGGTTCTTTGTACTATGTTGAATAACTAGGTTattgaaaagggaaaaaaaattgattgtaGTTGTAGAACCCATTTCATCAATTGTCACACCAACAAGGGATATTACTATTCCTTTATTCTGGCTGGCTTTTGTTATTCTGTATTAAATTTGAGCTGTGCCATTTGGAAAGTGGAATAACTTAACATTTTATATTATATGATCAAATTTAAGAGTGTAACATATGCCTTGTCAATTTTTTTGTGAGAAATAATTATAATCATACTACAGTTCAAGgtgaaatacaaaaaataaatcaattattcTTAGTAATACAGCATCAAGTTGGGGGAAAAAATAACTATCAATAGAAGAGCTCAATCCCTATTTTCATTGCTTGAAACTCTTTTAGTTGGgcttgaatttgaaaattttaacccACATTATTAGCAAATCAAGCCAAACATAAAAATGACTAAATGGTTGTTTTGATAAATCTTTCCAACCTCATAGGAGTCTTTGTCAAGGGACCTTCGTCACACTATTTGTTCATTCTATATGCTAATGTTTTGTTACACTTGTCATGGCAAATCCTGACCTTTTTTCCACCTACCTTTGACATTTTTGTTGTGACATTTGCGTTGTGTTAGCTTCCATTTTACACTCATATTGGAAGTTAGAGGGCCATACAAAAACATGAGCAATTCTACAATCTTCATATACCATTTAGATTTTCAACATCTATTTTAATGCCAAGTTAAAGGTAAGAAGGTGTTGTGTCCGATAGTATGAGCATACCCATGATGCCACATACAAATAAGCATGACCACTTGGATTGTGTAATTTATGATATTCATCAGGGGTAGTAAGAATTGAAGTCTTATTCTCTTCATTAATAGAATGAGAAATCTTAATTAAATAAGCATTATTATTCTCGTCCTTATACATTGTGTTGTCATTTATAGATATATGTATCATTATGTCTAGCCATTCAACAAGTAAGTGCTCAAATTTGGTGGGATTTTATGATTACGTTAGCACAAGCTGCATTTAAGCGCTTATTCAGTTTTATGTCATCCCTAATCCCCAAGTGGTATAGgatttcatgattttttttcttattcaATAAAGCGTTGTTAGCTAATGAGGCTTGGAAAATAGCCACCTCCTTTGAGTTATTGCTAGGTCATCAATCCAAGCTAAAAATATTGTTGCAGCATTGAAACAAATCTAAGGTTGTCATATTCTTGCCTTGCAATAGCCTTTTGGGGCTAGAAGAATGTAATTTCTAGATGGTGGTTCATTCGATCTAAAATATATTGTCCCTTTGTTACTTCATAAGAGCTTATGTATTCTACTTGGCAGGTCTTGGGATTCTTGTCAAGGCATACTGGTCATTAGCATACAAGCATCACTAACAAGCCTAGCCTCGATGATATTTACACTCCAAAGAGAAGATATCGTTAGTGTTGACGCGCAGCGATTTTAATATtctgatcaacaaaataaatagcacaaagaacattcacagaaaaaatgtagacgagagattttacgtggttcggcaagattgcctacgtccatggagtgTGCACCTGGAGAAAATATCCACTATGAAACGATAAcagtacaagatctgatcagaCTCTCCCCAATcccagatcccctgtacaccTCTTCACATGTCAAACCAGTGAAGAAAaaatcttcctagagagaaagccccctctagctctccttgcacaaaatgacaagtaaTACACTCTTTTTCCCAcgacttacaaacatatatatgacaccacacaaccgttggatttaggGACGATCCAACGACTGTgataaaagtcacaataaataaataaacatattttttaacaatctccatcttggcttttaatcacagtcaagcacaacattccatccccacGCTCTAGGATGCTCTATCAATAATCAACAAGAGACTAAATTAATTAAGTCCAGACAACacttgaacttagctaatgtaatAGGCTTCGTGAGCATATCTGCAGCATTTTCATCTatgtggatcttcaataactggAAGTTATCACTTTCAACCCAACCTTTAACTGCATGGTACTGCATGTAAAAATGCTTCGTGCAAGAGTGGTAGACCTGATTCCTTGCCAAGTGGAtcgcactttgactatcacaaaaTATGTGTAACCTAACCTACATAACACCAAATTCCTGAATTAGTCCAGttaaccacaaagcctccttacCTGCCTCTGCCAAAGCTATATATTCAGCTTCTATAGTAGACAAAGCTGTGGTAAGTTGTaacatagccttccaactaatggaaccgTAGACCTCCTCTTATCTAAATCACCTGTATAATCGGAGTCCTCATAACCCTGAACATTACAATCATTAGTACTTTCAAACAAGATACCATAATCAAAAGTGTCACGcaaatatctaaaaatccatttcaccgcattccaatgcattctacctggattagccatattgttgactttttgagtcctatcttgttttgattatgacaaatacaaagtatttaatgtttgtcttgAACTTGTGTGCAGGATCAGTTTAGCATGATTGGGTAAGTCATACAGTGACTCAAAGAATTTGAAGACAAAGtgtttatttgttgtaatttatgttTATATTTCTTTCGGATCTATAATATCTATTTAAggcaaaggtctataataatctgcatatcatgcatataggactataagctcaagaccttagaaataccttagggatcacccttcggttgactgacacaggatttttcagcaagcaaaacaaccttagaaagaccataggtccttacacaaacacataagatagtccccaatatcacatatataaTCGGGGGAAATAATTGAAGTGAATAGGACATAAAAGGCCAAATTTTTGAggttttgggcgactgaacccctagtgttcaaaacacttcgggcgaccgaacctttgactagtcagaaggttgacttggttttgggcgaccgaacttaaaatcACCGTAGCATccacaggcgaccgaaccttgattATGACTTTTTCCAGCAACTCGGCAGCCTGAACATCACGTTCAAATTTGCCTCAGGCTATCGAACACATGCGTTCG
This genomic stretch from Malania oleifera isolate guangnan ecotype guangnan chromosome 3, ASM2987363v1, whole genome shotgun sequence harbors:
- the LOC131150756 gene encoding probable polygalacturonase, whose amino-acid sequence is MKMPVALVLLVALTNAVKIDGGESDGKCVKLALDPRPHSVSILEFGAVGDGKTLNTIAFQNAIFYLKSFADKGGAQLYVPPGRWLTGSFNLTSHLTLFLERGAIILGSQDPSHWEIVDPLPSYGRGIELPGGRYRSLINGYKLHDVVITGDNGTIDGQGLVWWDWFNSHSLNYSRPHLAEFVASDHIVVSNLTFLNAPAYNIHPVYCSNVHVQNISVYAPSGTPYTVGIVPDSSDIVCIEDCNISMGYDAIALKSGWDEYGIAYGRPTTNVHIRHVHLQASSGSALAIGSEMSGGISTVLMEEFHVYDSFTGIEFRTTPGRGGYIKEIFISDVQMENVHTAFAASGHCGSHPDEDFDPTALPVLDQITLRNVVGTNITLAGNFVGIQESPFTDICLSNISLTITSGSSTPWFCSNVLGFSESVFPEPCPNLESSFFNSSLVCFSLLNSNGRAAVL